The DNA window AGGCTGATAAACTACATCACAATCTATGATTAGTTTCCatattccaaacaaaaaattcatCACTTACAGAGTAGAGACAGCATATCTAACAACAAAAGTCTAAAGAGATCTGAGGTAGCTCAAGTATGAAAGAACCATGTGGTTCAATAATACATTAGGCCATGCAGAAGATGAAGAGATAGATTCTCAAGGTCCATGTAACTCCTTActttgagtgtgtgtgtgtgggggggggggtgttttGTGAGTGATATATCgcaattcaaaaccaaaaagaaaagaaaaaacacagaacTTTCATTATTACACTATTTGACAAAATGAATCCATACAGCAATCCTTTGCTGATTCAAACCGCCCTCTGCATGGATAAATATATAACCATTTGTTTCATTTTCGGGAGGAAGATCTGCAAAAATTAGAGAAAAGTCAGCAcgttaaaatgtaaaaaatgaatGGACGAGAATGAACGTAGATAAAACAACATTGCTTTCACCATTAGGTATAGTTCATGCCAATCTTTCCAACAAATCAACATATGACTGGGAATTCCTATTATCTTTGGATTTGTAAACTGGAAATATAACATTAAAACATGCTAAACAGCACAAGTTTCTTCTAAACTTCTTTCCTCTCCTTGCCCGTTCACATTACAAGTCAATGCATTTGGAAGCAATTAACTGACTCTAAATTGCTTAAACTTCTTTCCTCTCCTTGTCCGTTCACATTACAAGTCAACGCATttgtgatgtaattttttttttttcattgaagtaCGATGTCATAGAGCACACACAATGATACCCTTCACAAACCACTTCATGATATGTTTTGACTCCCCAGTGGGAGTCAGATACAAATGTGTCTAAGTGTCCAATTTGTCCAAATCCAAATCTTAGGATGCAGGGGCAGGGTCCAAATCAGATAGGGATGTATGGACAAGTTTATTCTACATTGTTATCATTCTAATTTCCCTCGCAAAAATATCTCCACATTTTAACAGATTGGAGATAATAGTTGCAAAATTGTAACAACATGAATTACTATATTTAAGAGAAAAGAATTGCAAAGCCCTTGCAATTATGGTGCAAGCAAACGCTTCCTTGTTCAAATATGTTGTAAGAGTGGAGACCTGAAGAGACTGTATTGAATGCTAATCTTGTTCATATATTGTCACCTTTCTTTACAGATGGAAGGGTGATATCACTGCCTTTCAAGTCAGCTTGTATTTCAAAGAATAAAGATATCACCACTACTTGAATCATTTTTGGATACCTTCCAGTAGAGAATATTGTGAGCTTATATTGTATAGTTTACAATAAGTGAAAAGGAACTGTGGCATGTCATCTGAAATTATCAAGATTGATGATGGGCAGAATTCCTTGAAGGTGGCGGAATAATTGACAAGCCACCCATATCTATGGACATGAATCTGCCAGCAAATGcagaatttgaaaagaaaagcgATGGCTATGAAAGCAAAATGTGCCTGGAGAGGAAGAGTATGTGTTGAACGTGGAAAATACTTCTTAAGTGAAACAGTTTCCAAGAAGAGAAAGGAATCAAGGGAGATTACAGGCCAAAATATGTTGTTTGTCGCTCAAAGAGGAGTAAAAGGGACCCCATATCATGAAATTCTCTTGTGGTCTAAATATCATAAGCGTGTTGGTTTGCTTGGATTGCCTAGGAAATTCTCTTGTGCGCATCACTACTCACAATGAAAATGGGTGCAAATGGGAGATCACACCATGTCAACATGGGCTAAACCGCCAGGCATGCGTGCGTTTTGAACTTGGATTTCATACCCACACCAATGTCGTATGAAGTCAACATGAATATCTAGGGCTAAACTACTGTGCTCATTTAAAACTCACCTGATATCCCATTATCACGGCGCTCAGCACAAGGCTTCCATGAGGTTGTGGCAGAGTAAGGATTTTCCCAAAGCGAAGGAGCTTCGTTGACCTAAAACACAGAAGAAGccggtgaaaaaaaaaaaaaaactagcagatttttatcaaaaactataaaacgaggtaaacagaaagaaaattgaagaactTACATGCGGACAGTGAAGAACAATGCCATCTTTCTTACACAGGTATGGGGCATTctacaaagagagagagagaaattagtggtgagattttttaagaaaagaaatgcaaacaaatttcaaaatcgAAATCCAAAAACCCACCAGTCGATTAAAGATGGAGAAAGCGGAGATCAATCCAACAATAGCAAAAACAGCAATCAAGAATAACGAGATCTTGGagttgagaagagaaaaaacccTAGGATCGTCACTGAGAAAAGACCAAAAAGAACGGTCACGATCTCTGGAAAAGTGATGACGGTGATCGTCATCGTGGGTAGTAACGTGAATGAGAGGTGAGGCGTCCTCGTCACGTTTCATTGGTGACGAAGAGGCTCGAGCTCCCACCGAGCTCGAGTGCCTCAGCTCCACCATTGCTCTCTTTGGACTGTAAGCCAGCTCTGCGGATGATGAAGGTGAACAGTCTCAAATCAGATTGCGGATTACAAGAGGATCGCGTATGGATACTGCTGAGCCTGACCCAAAACCGGACctgaaatttaataatatccttcaagtttttaaaaattacatttatgcCATATGTATATAACAGAAAGTTAGGTTATCATATTTCTCCAGCCGTTTCTTACTCTCTTATCTGCCACAGCCCCCGATTCCACGCTCTGCTCTCAACTGCCTAGTCTGCTTTGAGTTTCTGCCTTTATCCTTTCTTCGGATTTTAGGTATGTATGAATGCATGCATGCTTGTTAAGTCGATTAGCTGGTTCTTCCAATCTTTATattcttgcttgcttgcttgctgGCTGCTGGTCAATTATAAATTAAGCATGCTTTGATTGCAGCTAGTTTATTATCTAATTGATGGTTTGTTTATAGTGAGTCCTcgtaattttatttctgatgtattattatatttgttgacAAATTTGATCAAAACTTTGTGATCACTGCTCCTTCAGTCACCATGTCTGTTTTAGAAATTTTTCGTAGAAAGAATCAATTTCTACCACCGGTTCACAATAACATTAGGAGAGAAATTGTCTTGAATCCGGTCTGATGATCTACTCTTGTAATTTTTATCGATTTGATCTTATTGAATCCGTGTCATGAGAAATGCTTTGATCTGATATACATTTGTTATTTTGGTCTCCTAAGAGATCCGGAAAATGAGATTTTCTCTTGCTTTCTCGGCATCCAAACAGAGAGCAGAGAGTTACCGTATTATTTGATTGATGTATATTCATATCTGTTGGTTGAGGCTGTTTGAGATTGAATTGAgtctcataatttttaaaaattttaatccttttagtaaatattaaaaaataataataaggattaaaataGAAGGGACAAAAAAGAGTAAAGCACTAAAAAAATCCAGTTCTTTTAGTTGtattagtaaaaatattaattagtaatagtaatagcaaagcacctaaaaaaaaaagtatatttcttTTAGTTGTCCTAGCTAGCTTACCCATGTGTGTCagatcaaaaatcatttttaaattcaaaaaaagaaaaattgaaaatgcaagcGCTATCAACTCGTTTTttagtttggaaaaaaaatttcattgatttGATCTTAACAGTTAATTGTTATTGGTAATaacaaatgatttttgtttttatacaaaattcATACAAGTACAACTATTTGtataaaagagaagataaaaaaaaaatcaagacaaattaatgcaattaaaaaatatatataaaaaatcaatcacaatctaaaaaacaaagtagatacaatttgttttttttttaaaaaaaaagcacataaatcaatttttaaatacaaaaacttaattaaaagggataaaaaaacaaaaaaaaaaaggtcaaacgCACATGGGTCAAGCCCATGCGTTTAGCCTTGATAAAAAAGTCTAGGCATGCATGagtatttttcttgttgttttcccAATGAATGGATGTTGCATCGTCcgctcttgttttttattttttaaggcaAGTGATAGGTCGCCTTCAATGACAGGAAACCGATCGCAGAACGGTTGCCAACTAGTCTTTTTCTGATAACCGAAGGTGATTGGAAAATTGAGgttaatgtttttggatttcAAAAACCTAATTATCAGCTTGCTTTTACTTGAAAACACCTCCAAAACACAATATAAACCTCGACAAACTACTTGACAGCCTCCAAACACTTCAAAatcattctaaaaaattaaaatactgaaAAACAAACGAAAACCAATCTACTTTTCTTGCCatgtttagagaaaaaaaaaccacattcaTTTAACTCCTCTCGAGAAAAGGAACCCGGTGACACAAAAATCCTCTTTTTTTGTGACCGAAATATGGCTAGCCAATAACTTTCTCTCCTAaactaaaaattgaaaaataaataaactaaactcTTGAACCAagataaaaattctaaaaactttgAAATTGGCCACGCATTTTCTCCGTGTTTTACATTGTGATATGCGTGTTTtacattgtgattttttttttttaattttgtctttgTACTATAATTGAAAactttatttcatgaaattaagTGACaaaaggattaaataaaaaagtttgaggatgaatttttttaaaaaaaaaagaacaaaaatgagagagagagagagagagagagttggaaAGCAGCTTAActttcacgtgaacagtgaaagTAATCCCAtttcttttagtatatttagtGATCAATGATTgattaaattttctaaaaaagatgAAGGTGATAATTTGTCAAATTGTTACAAATGTTGGAACAATAGTGAggttttctaggaaaaaaaaaattgaaagggaaagaaagaaagaaaagaaaagaatacaaACTGATCATGTTAAATTCCTTAAACTAATCCTAGCTGTTCAAAATAGGGCAAGTGTATCTCTATTCTCCCTCCATACTATTAAACCTATTCGAAGCAGTTTTTTGATATCTTTGCCTCAAAAAACAGTAGCATCAACAGCAAGCAAATCAGCAGTTTCTTGGCATACTTATAGGTAATCCTCAAAAACTAAAATGGATTTTCTGTAAATTCCCTTTtcaccaaacaccaagcagatCGAACCTGCTATATAATTGCTTGTGATTATTTTAGCTTCTAATAACAAATGGGCTgttctatttttcttgtttgtcaACAGGGTTCTCGTAAAAGTTTGAATCTTGACATAAGTTTTCTAATGTGTAATTTGTCCCCAAAgcaaatgggttttttttgtttatatttcacTTCTTTGAAAGATCAAAGCTGCCATTCTGTAGAGTAGAGATGCACTAATCTTGTTTCAGTTTGTCAgttaacattgaaaaaaaaaaaaccaaggatgaagtcataaagaaaaaaaaaaaacaaaagtgagaagaaaaaaagaagaagagtgaAGCACCATAACAAAATCCAGTTCTTGTAGTATATTTAGTAATAGTAATTAAGAATAGTAATTGATGTGTTTTCTTTGATTCTCTCTTTAGCCAGTGATAGCTAAATCCCTAGCTACGCAAGCAATTGACTCAAGGGATTTGAGAAATGAACACGATAGTGAGAAGCGCATATAATCTCTGTAAGAGTCCGCTGCTGCTGCCGATTCAGGGAGTTAACACAGTGAGAGGAGGAGAACACCAGATACAACAGTGCAGGGGGATCAGAGTGAGGGTACATAATGGGAACTTGGAGCAGGCATTGAAGTTTATGCAGAGGAAGATGCAGTCCAGTGGGATTGAAAGGCAAATAAAGAACTTACAGACTCACCACGTTAAGAATTCAGAGAAGCGAGTTTTGGCTCGCAAAAAGCTTCAGCGTAGGATTCAATCCCAAGAACTCGCTCACAGGATCAAGGTTATCCTCGCTGATAAAGCCAGGTGTGTGCTTACagtttgtttttggtttcttgAGAAATTGAATTggattctatttattttaggtTGTTTAGGTTTTTTCAACTGTGATTGTTGGAAGGAGATTTTGGAATTATGTTAAACTGCTCTGTAAATCCTTGATCTCACACCTGATGGAcattaattatgaaattattagCTAAATTACGGATTATACATCTATTCTGTATCAACTCAAATTGGATAATTCTATGCCACTTATTTGGCACCTAAGAATGCATATAGCAGATTCCATTCTAAAGCTTGTTTAGAGgatgttaaaataaatacaggAACAGTAGGAATATGATTAGAACAGAAAAGGTCAATAAAGCATGTTAAAACAGCAATCTAGACTTGTCTATATGGTGCGACTTTAGAGAATTTACAGCCATGCTCTGCAGTAAAGCTGCTGTCACAATTGACATGTCTGAAGTCATTTGGTATTGTTTTTAACTTACTTGAGATTAATTCTCATTTACTATTGAGATAGATGATATTGGAAGTGATGGATGGTTATTCTCATGTGAATATTGAATGGGCTGCTCTAATAGTAATAAGCTTCTATGTGATGCTTCTAGTCTCTTATGGTTCACTTTAAGCGGCTGGCTTCCTGTAGAAGTCTCTTGTTGATTGTTGTCGCGGTTCCCTGGGTTTGCAATAACAAGAAGCACGACATGCAAATACATTTGCAGTCCTGAGATAGCGTTCTAGAGCATACCGAGATCAAAAGCTCACTGTTCCTTTCACTCTTTTGCCTCTGCCATTTCTAACACCCATTTATCTCGATACTACACCGTCTCGATAAATAGTGCAAACCTTGTACGTTTCACACATGACTGGCATGGGAGTTGCAGGCAATATATATCAAGAAGTCTGTAATTGTTGAATTCTCCCTAGCATGGGGTATTTACCCATGAAACCGTCTGGACAGTGTGGACAGGCAAATGGTGCATTGTGGCACGCTGTATTTATGCTGTGTAGTAGTGCTGTAGACGTACAAAACCACACATCTTATTTGGTTTACTAGAATTGTAGCATATTATTTCATAAGTAATTGTTTGTCATGTGATCTTTATTGATACTGATTAATGTTTTCAGGGGCCTGTGAGAAAAGCTTTGAAGTTCCTTTCTTGGTGCAAGATGGACTCTTGAGAGGTTGATTAACCAGCAGGCTCTTTTTTCAGCTTCAAGTGAACTTCAGCTGTTCTTTCAAACTCTTTTTACGCTCTCGTGGTAGTCTCTATTATCCGATTTAGTTCTGTTTGCTTTGCTGAATGTTGGGTAATTTTTGCCCCCCCTGTGAAAAAAGgagactggaaaaaaaaatgcattttataaaataaaatttataagtcaTTCCTAGCCTAGAGCTTTATTTTgactataaataaaaaccttGACAAATAAGCCGATAGAAACTAATGACATTgattccaaaaataataaaattatgtggAAAATCATAGACTTATTAAATTAGATCCATAATTTCACAATCTCTTGTGCtactcttaatttattttgatgaaatgatttataaaattaccaTATGTTGTGTGTGCGTGTGCGCATTGAAACATCTTAGTTGAGCTtctgaaaaataagaaatttccAAATGGAGTGATCAATACTTGCTATTAAAAAACTTGGCAAGCTctactaatatttaaaaaaaaaaaacataagaactTTGTTTATGCCTGTCTTACTGATTTCTATTGAGATCACGTCTACACAAAATGAActcttcaaaacaaaaatgaaacgTAGATATACTATAATGATGCACTGTAACCTAAACTTCCGGTGAGATAGTACTTCACAATTTGGTTAGTGCTTCCAACAGTTTTGCTTATTGAAATCCCAAGTCTTACATATCTTTACGAGCTTGCCAAACACTCTTAATACCtcacttttcaaatatttttaatacttagCTTTCAATTTTTAATCTGACATAGAATGGgataaatttttcataaaagagACAACTATTTTTCAGTCTTAACACCAACCGCACCCCCACCCCCCCCGCCCCGCGGGCGCTCCCTAAAAGTTGTTTCCAAAGTTAAAAGGAACCGAAAATCATTGtgttatattttaatgtttattttgtattagtattatatttgaatttgaatatataataatatggttcgtatttttcaaattaaagaaacaagatATTCTTACCAcccatgtaaattttttttaaggttggaaGGGCAAAAGCTTATCAAGAAGGTAAAATTTCTAGTCTGTTTTAGGATCCAGATGCTTTTGCATTTTTGTGTGTAAAGAGTACATGTGAGGagtgtaagttttttttttaaaaaaaaaaaaagaaccttgACAGAAAAGacagataataaatataaaaatatatttgattgaaagagaagaaataaaaatatacaaataaatctatctctaagataattttggaataaatttttgtactttcaaaatataagttatatggaacatgtttttaaagataatattttttattttttattgctagaatattcttgtaaaaaactcaattataaaattgttcAATTAAgacatgtaaatataaaaatagttattattatagttttagaaTCCAACTTGAGGGTCGATCCAAAGCAAGGCTTAAGTCatggatcaatataaaaataaaaataattattattataattttaaaacccgatTCACAGGTCGAATCGGGATAAGGTCCTAGTCATGAGTGGGATTAACCATTGACCCATATTAATACaaggacaaaaataattattatcatggttttaaaacCTAGTCATGGGTGTTTGACTCAAGACGAAGCCCAAGTCAAGTGTCAGAAAGGTCAACTCAAGTTGACTCAAAACAATGTAAggataaaagttattattaatatagtgtCAAAACCTAGATCGAGGTTATTCTAGGGAAAATGTTTGGGTCATAGATCAGGAAGGTCAACCTAGGTTGACTTAAGTCAActtatggataaaaaaaagttattatcatagttttaaaacccgacttGATAGTCAAACTTATACAAGATTCATgtcacaagttaaaaaaaataacccaattgaccctcttttttttaaaaaagaaaaataatcaaagcaaCCTTATGttgatcaaaaataatttttaaaaaatcaacaggttTTTGACACATGTTTTATCTCGAGTCAGTCTAAGTTTTTGATcgagttaactcaggttaatccttcatttttttttttaactcgaaCCAATACAAGTCTTGGATCGGTTCCGGTTTTAGGTCAATTAACCAGGTTAGTCCTagttttataactatgattattaaaatattattaatttcaatactcaatgtaaattaaagtaaagaaataatatctaattattttttaaaatatataaatttgataacAATACCTACTGAGggtgaaataaatttttatatattttattttgtcttatcTATTATAATCAAATAgaatacaaaaacaatcattttgtctcatataatattattaaacataatttcgTCATCATCTTATGTGAAACCCAAACTTTTGACCCAAACCTAAGCTTAAATCAGTCAAAACCCAGCCTTAGTTAACTtaggaaaaaataagaaaaagttgcaagagaattgtttttttctctctcttcatttttcttgtgGTTGTCATGACCCTCCTTCATTAAaccaattattttagttttttgtctTGAGTTTTTGGTTCAAGAAAGGTGGAAGTAACAAGtaagtgttttcttttaatgctagtttttttgggttgttCATGGAAGGATCAATAAAGAAGTTAGGATTTTGTGTATGATTTTGATGATTGAATGATTTAAGGAATTTAATTAAAGT is part of the Populus alba chromosome 10, ASM523922v2, whole genome shotgun sequence genome and encodes:
- the LOC118045396 gene encoding uncharacterized protein — translated: MNTIVRSAYNLCKSPLLLPIQGVNTVRGGEHQIQQCRGIRVRVHNGNLEQALKFMQRKMQSSGIERQIKNLQTHHVKNSEKRVLARKKLQRRIQSQELAHRIKVILADKARGL